A region of Flocculibacter collagenilyticus DNA encodes the following proteins:
- a CDS encoding TonB-dependent receptor produces the protein MKNAFQKSVTALAVAASLSIITPSHAASNTQGGLVGQAVNDVGQIISQASVTVRNLDTGLTRTVTTDDKGIYRFPLLPAGDYEVFAEKQSLGESNHQKVKIRIGQNASLNLSFSDEEIEVIEIAGGSITMIDTKSSESVMIMDSATIERLPVARDVTSVALLAPGVTQGDSAFEGDSKLASFSGSSVGENAYYINGLNTTNFRNGLGGSQVPFEFYEQFEVKSGGYGAEYGRSTGGVVTAITKSGGNTTKFGFSAYYEPDALSEDKPNVFNAAGEEVQIGDQDEKDEYDFNVYSSGAIIKDELFYYVLLNPRSQNKKYNSSTLGSTNYYERDQSSLFWGLNLDWYINDNNIVEFTAFSDKREEDLITSTWDRATNTIVDDSSAKSLEERGGDNYALKYTSIITDDLQVSALVGLNRYDRTDSSEFDTTCPWVYDSRDGGLTKMGCWATANTVTADDERKALRIDVDYNIGDHALRFGLDFESNTINNIEQYSGGRYYRYFTAGEGGAFNGQLAEGEEYYRLIERTSNGSFDTDTTALYFQDTWQATDNLVLTLGVRNETFDNMNIEGDSFIKVTNQWAPRIGASWDVNGDGETKVYAHLGRYYLPVAANTNLRLAGAELYTRRYFKLDGLTADSTPTNDYYDDITGTTNDHPNQIGATTVYDDGIVADTSSIVDANIKPMYQDELIVGFQHQLNDDWTIGVRGTYRDLATSIEDIAIDAGLQRYADENSGVDLELGGFDYYVLTNPGNDMQITVDADGDGELDNITLTAEQLGYPEAQRQYAALDFMFERAWDGKWMLQGSYTWSHSWGNSEGAVRSDNGQDDSGLTTNFDQPGLTDGAYGNLPNDRRHQVKLFGGYSITENLTFGANFSWQTGRPLNAFGYHPTDDFAQAYGSESFYKNGQLVPRGSLGNQPSFWSMDLAAKYAMEIQGADVVFALDVFNVFNNDTVRQTYEIADSEDSGHFEGVGTHPTDEYFGLADNHQTPRYVRLSATVRF, from the coding sequence ATGAAAAATGCATTTCAAAAAAGCGTAACAGCATTAGCTGTTGCAGCATCATTAAGTATTATTACCCCCTCTCATGCAGCGTCAAACACTCAAGGTGGATTAGTGGGTCAGGCTGTTAACGATGTGGGACAAATTATCAGCCAAGCTAGCGTCACTGTTAGAAATTTAGATACAGGGTTAACCCGCACCGTTACCACTGACGATAAAGGAATATACCGCTTTCCTCTGTTGCCAGCAGGTGACTATGAAGTTTTTGCGGAAAAACAATCACTCGGTGAATCTAACCATCAAAAGGTAAAAATTCGAATAGGGCAAAATGCTAGCCTCAATTTATCATTTTCAGATGAAGAAATTGAAGTTATTGAAATTGCAGGCGGCAGCATAACAATGATAGACACTAAAAGCAGTGAATCTGTCATGATTATGGACAGCGCGACCATTGAGCGCTTGCCCGTGGCGCGCGATGTGACCTCTGTTGCCCTATTGGCACCAGGTGTTACTCAAGGTGATTCCGCATTCGAAGGCGATAGTAAGTTAGCCTCATTTAGTGGCTCATCTGTAGGTGAAAATGCTTACTATATCAATGGACTTAATACTACAAACTTTAGGAATGGCTTAGGTGGCTCGCAGGTGCCATTTGAATTTTATGAGCAATTTGAAGTTAAAAGTGGTGGATATGGTGCTGAATATGGTCGCTCTACCGGTGGTGTAGTAACAGCAATTACTAAGTCTGGGGGTAATACAACAAAGTTTGGCTTCTCAGCTTATTACGAACCGGATGCATTGAGTGAAGATAAACCTAACGTATTCAACGCTGCAGGCGAAGAAGTACAAATCGGCGATCAAGATGAAAAAGATGAATATGATTTCAATGTTTACTCATCTGGCGCCATTATAAAAGATGAGCTGTTTTATTATGTATTGCTCAACCCAAGATCTCAAAACAAAAAATATAACTCATCCACTCTTGGCTCTACTAATTATTATGAGCGCGACCAAAGCTCGTTATTCTGGGGGTTAAATCTAGATTGGTATATCAATGATAACAACATTGTAGAATTTACCGCATTTAGCGACAAACGCGAAGAAGACCTTATAACTTCCACTTGGGATAGAGCGACAAACACCATTGTTGATGACTCATCTGCAAAGTCTTTGGAAGAACGCGGTGGTGATAACTACGCCTTAAAATACACGTCAATCATTACAGATGATCTACAAGTAAGTGCACTTGTTGGCTTAAACCGATATGACAGAACAGATAGTAGTGAGTTCGATACGACTTGTCCTTGGGTTTATGATTCGCGTGACGGTGGCCTTACTAAAATGGGCTGTTGGGCTACCGCAAACACAGTTACGGCTGATGACGAACGAAAAGCCTTACGCATCGATGTAGACTACAACATTGGTGATCACGCACTTCGTTTTGGGTTAGATTTTGAGTCTAATACCATCAATAATATCGAACAATATTCTGGTGGTCGATATTACCGTTACTTTACCGCGGGTGAAGGCGGTGCGTTTAACGGTCAATTAGCTGAAGGCGAAGAGTACTACCGTTTAATTGAACGAACCAGTAATGGGTCATTTGATACTGATACAACAGCGCTTTATTTCCAAGATACTTGGCAAGCTACTGACAACTTGGTGCTAACCTTAGGTGTTCGTAATGAAACGTTTGACAATATGAATATTGAAGGCGATTCATTTATTAAGGTCACTAATCAATGGGCGCCTCGAATTGGTGCATCATGGGATGTTAATGGTGATGGCGAAACGAAAGTGTACGCACACTTAGGGCGTTATTATTTGCCCGTCGCGGCAAACACAAATTTACGTTTAGCTGGCGCAGAGCTATATACTCGTCGCTACTTTAAACTCGATGGCTTGACCGCTGACTCGACGCCAACCAATGATTATTATGATGATATAACGGGCACAACCAATGATCATCCAAATCAAATTGGCGCAACCACTGTATACGATGATGGTATAGTTGCTGATACAAGTTCAATTGTTGATGCGAATATTAAGCCTATGTATCAAGACGAATTGATTGTTGGCTTTCAACATCAATTGAATGATGATTGGACTATTGGCGTACGCGGCACCTATCGAGATTTAGCAACATCAATTGAAGATATTGCTATTGACGCAGGTTTGCAGCGTTACGCAGATGAAAACTCTGGTGTCGACCTAGAACTGGGTGGTTTTGATTATTATGTACTTACCAATCCTGGTAACGACATGCAAATAACAGTAGATGCTGATGGCGATGGTGAGCTAGACAACATTACCTTAACTGCAGAACAACTTGGATACCCAGAGGCTCAACGACAATATGCTGCATTAGACTTCATGTTTGAGCGAGCATGGGATGGAAAATGGATGTTGCAGGGTTCTTATACATGGTCGCATAGCTGGGGTAACTCAGAAGGTGCAGTGCGTTCAGATAATGGCCAAGATGATTCTGGTTTAACAACTAACTTTGACCAACCAGGGTTAACTGATGGTGCGTATGGCAACCTACCAAATGACCGTCGTCATCAAGTAAAACTATTTGGTGGATATTCCATTACTGAAAATCTTACTTTTGGTGCAAACTTCTCGTGGCAAACGGGTCGTCCACTAAATGCATTCGGTTACCACCCAACCGATGACTTTGCTCAAGCTTATGGCTCTGAATCTTTCTATAAAAATGGCCAACTTGTTCCACGCGGTAGCCTAGGCAATCAACCTAGTTTCTGGAGCATGGATTTAGCCGCTAAATACGCTATGGAAATCCAAGGTGCTGATGTCGTGTTTGCACTCGACGTTTTCAATGTGTTTAACAATGATACTGTTAGACAAACATACGAAATTGCTGACTCAGAAGATTCTGGACACTTTGAAGGTGTAGGTACACATCCTACTGATGAGTATTTTGGACTAGCAGACAACCATCAAACACCAAGATATGTACGTTTAAGTGCAACGGTTAGGTTCTAA
- a CDS encoding DUF2897 family protein, translating into MNNYMIILIIILVLAVVVGNIMLLKHTAKLDMKKFNQDPIKKAEDNLKKQSREDDKPSNN; encoded by the coding sequence ATGAACAATTACATGATCATATTAATTATTATTTTAGTATTAGCTGTGGTGGTAGGTAACATCATGTTATTAAAACACACCGCAAAGTTAGACATGAAAAAGTTTAACCAAGATCCTATAAAAAAAGCGGAAGATAACCTTAAGAAGCAATCACGAGAAGATGATAAACCATCCAACAATTGA
- a CDS encoding M15 family metallopeptidase produces the protein MTDSELQRVSAYNIAQDLTGHTTEHLVSLPNGHFVHKDVADPFSALQQAAGSAGFDLQLISSFRAFDRQLAIWNGKFCGARPVFDLYGAQLDMNTLSDWDKCKAIMLFSALPGTSRHHWGTDFDFYDHRSLPEDYSVQLVAQEYTEDGPFQGLTQWLIHHARNYGFSFPYKSFRGGVAAEPWHISYHTLANTFQKKLDHDTLWQILIEHDIEGKAALLQNIDFILENYIHNIHTIG, from the coding sequence ATGACCGACTCTGAATTGCAGCGTGTATCCGCTTATAACATCGCCCAAGATCTGACCGGTCATACAACTGAGCATCTTGTCTCGTTACCAAATGGCCACTTTGTTCACAAAGATGTGGCCGATCCTTTTAGTGCATTACAGCAGGCTGCTGGCTCAGCAGGTTTTGATTTGCAATTAATTAGTAGTTTTCGAGCATTTGACAGACAATTAGCCATATGGAACGGAAAGTTTTGTGGCGCAAGGCCTGTATTCGACTTATACGGGGCTCAATTAGATATGAATACATTATCTGATTGGGATAAATGCAAAGCGATCATGCTTTTTTCAGCGTTGCCTGGCACGAGTCGCCATCACTGGGGAACAGATTTCGACTTTTATGACCACCGCTCGTTACCAGAAGATTATAGTGTGCAATTGGTTGCCCAAGAGTACACTGAAGATGGTCCCTTCCAAGGACTAACCCAATGGTTAATTCATCATGCAAGAAACTATGGCTTTAGCTTTCCATATAAAAGCTTCCGTGGAGGCGTTGCAGCCGAACCTTGGCATATCAGCTACCATACTCTCGCTAACACTTTTCAAAAAAAACTCGATCACGATACCTTGTGGCAAATTTTAATTGAGCACGATATCGAAGGAAAAGCAGCCTTACTCCAAAATATCGATTTTATTCTAGAAAATTACATTCATAATATTCATACAATCGGCTAG
- the dapE gene encoding succinyl-diaminopimelate desuccinylase has protein sequence MEKQHLSSPVIELAEQLIARESVTPNDADCQTIMADRLAKLGFHNESMPFDDTLNLWSRKGTETPVFCFAGHTDVVPTGPESEWDTPPFTPTLIDGFLHGRGAADMKGSLAAMIVATERFVNEHPAHKGSIAFLITSDEEGPFINGTTRVIDTLEARNEKIDFCIVGEPSSTDFVGDVVKNGRRGSLTGELTVKGIQGHVAYPHLAKNPVHNASLALHEMSEITWDNGNEYFPPTSFQVSNIHAGTGAGNVIPGKLDVMFNFRYSTEVTADILIQRTEALLNKHHLDYDIKWTFNGLPFLTDHGDLLHAVNYAVESVNQKPPQLLTTGGTSDGRFIAPTGAQVIELGPCNATIHKVNECVAVDDLEKLVHMYQGILEQLLT, from the coding sequence ATGGAAAAACAACACCTATCATCACCGGTTATTGAGCTAGCTGAGCAGTTAATCGCACGTGAATCCGTTACACCGAATGATGCGGACTGCCAAACTATCATGGCAGACCGACTAGCAAAATTAGGCTTTCACAATGAGTCAATGCCTTTTGACGACACATTAAATCTGTGGTCACGAAAAGGAACTGAAACACCTGTTTTTTGTTTTGCAGGCCATACTGATGTGGTGCCTACAGGCCCTGAATCTGAATGGGACACGCCACCATTCACCCCTACACTCATTGATGGTTTTTTACATGGTAGAGGCGCAGCAGACATGAAAGGCAGCTTAGCTGCAATGATTGTTGCAACTGAGCGATTTGTTAATGAACACCCTGCTCACAAAGGTTCAATCGCGTTCTTAATTACCAGTGACGAAGAAGGTCCATTTATAAATGGAACAACACGGGTAATCGATACGTTAGAAGCCAGAAATGAAAAGATTGACTTCTGTATTGTGGGTGAACCAAGTAGCACTGACTTTGTAGGCGATGTTGTTAAAAATGGCCGCCGTGGTTCATTAACTGGAGAATTAACTGTTAAGGGTATTCAAGGGCACGTTGCTTATCCTCATCTCGCTAAAAATCCTGTTCACAACGCATCACTGGCACTTCATGAAATGTCAGAAATAACATGGGATAACGGCAACGAATACTTTCCACCTACGAGCTTTCAGGTATCAAATATACATGCTGGGACAGGTGCAGGTAACGTGATACCTGGAAAGTTAGATGTGATGTTTAACTTTCGATATTCGACTGAAGTGACTGCTGATATCCTCATACAACGTACAGAAGCACTGCTCAATAAACATCATTTAGATTACGATATTAAGTGGACATTTAATGGTCTTCCTTTCCTAACTGATCACGGTGATTTACTTCATGCAGTTAACTATGCAGTAGAGAGTGTAAATCAAAAGCCGCCACAATTGCTGACCACAGGCGGCACCTCCGACGGTAGATTTATTGCACCAACAGGCGCTCAAGTCATAGAGTTGGGCCCATGCAATGCCACCATCCACAAAGTAAACGAATGTGTTGCTGTAGATGATCTGGAAAAATTAGTACATATGTACCAAGGTATACTTGAACAACTACTTACTTAG
- a CDS encoding ArsC family reductase yields MTNSTTTLYGIKNCDTIKKAKKWLEQNNIDYTFHDYRTDGLTENLLTTFEAELGWESLLNKRGTTFRQLDDSQKESLERDPALALMLAQPAMIKRPVLVTNSQYHLGFKTAQYQVIFEK; encoded by the coding sequence ATGACAAATAGTACAACCACGCTTTACGGCATCAAAAACTGTGACACTATCAAAAAAGCAAAAAAGTGGCTTGAACAGAATAATATAGATTACACTTTTCATGATTACCGTACTGACGGTTTAACTGAAAACTTACTCACTACTTTTGAAGCAGAGTTAGGTTGGGAGTCACTATTAAATAAACGTGGTACAACCTTTCGCCAATTGGATGATAGCCAAAAAGAGAGCTTAGAGCGTGATCCAGCATTGGCATTAATGTTGGCTCAACCTGCGATGATTAAGCGCCCAGTACTGGTTACAAATAGCCAATACCACTTAGGTTTCAAGACTGCTCAATACCAAGTCATTTTCGAAAAGTAA
- a CDS encoding PTS sugar transporter subunit IIA translates to MQFLEKVVKVDSVNKQKGFFVLAPLSGNVLSLDEVPDPIFQHRVLGDGIAIELSGNQMCSPVNGIITELSNSCDRVQLQSDKGLKILIHIGLGTSTLMGQGFKQLIKEQQKVKAGQPILQYDIRLIQQHASSLLSPVIITNSDKIGSIFCDKQRVTAGEDILFVAAPKTSSVKSKAKREQAK, encoded by the coding sequence ATGCAGTTTTTAGAGAAAGTAGTGAAAGTAGATAGTGTAAATAAGCAAAAAGGCTTTTTTGTTTTAGCACCGCTTTCCGGCAATGTATTATCACTAGACGAAGTGCCTGATCCCATTTTTCAACATCGAGTGCTTGGAGATGGTATAGCTATCGAGCTCTCAGGTAACCAAATGTGCTCACCTGTGAATGGTATTATTACTGAGCTATCAAATAGTTGTGACAGGGTACAACTGCAATCTGACAAAGGACTGAAGATATTAATACACATAGGCTTAGGCACAAGTACATTAATGGGGCAAGGGTTTAAGCAATTAATAAAAGAACAACAAAAAGTGAAAGCTGGACAACCTATTCTTCAATACGACATTAGACTTATTCAACAACACGCATCGTCACTGTTAAGCCCAGTTATTATTACCAATTCAGATAAAATCGGCTCTATTTTTTGCGATAAACAAAGAGTCACAGCAGGAGAAGATATACTTTTTGTGGCCGCACCAAAAACATCCTCAGTAAAAAGCAAAGCCAAACGCGAACAAGCAAAATAA